One part of the Lachnospiraceae bacterium JLR.KK002 genome encodes these proteins:
- a CDS encoding phosphopentomutase, translated as MKRIFLIVLDSVGMGAMPDAAAFGDEGSNTLKAASKSRYFSMPNMAELGLFNIDGADFGEPVKAPLGAFARMTEASRGKDTTIGHWEIAGIISKQPLPTYPEGFPAEITEEFSRRTGRGLLCNRPYSGTEVIRDYGQEHMKTGDLIVYTSADSVFQVAAHEDVIPVETLYEYCQTARELLTGIHGVGRVIARPFEGEPGNFRRTVRRHDFSLEPPAVTMLDQLKETGREVLGVGKIYDIFAGKSVTDSVRTAGNEDGIEKTLRWMDREFEGLCFVNLVDYDMLYGHRNDVDGYARALTYFDQRLPELLRKLRKEDILMITADHGCDPSTPSTDHSREYTPLVMYGAAVLSGRNFGTRPTFADIGATVLSYFGINGTEKRIQGESLF; from the coding sequence ATGAAACGAATTTTTTTGATTGTACTGGACAGTGTGGGAATGGGAGCAATGCCGGATGCAGCAGCATTCGGGGACGAGGGAAGCAATACTCTGAAAGCGGCTTCCAAAAGCCGGTATTTTTCCATGCCGAATATGGCGGAACTGGGATTGTTTAATATTGATGGTGCAGACTTTGGGGAGCCGGTGAAGGCTCCCCTGGGTGCTTTTGCCAGGATGACGGAGGCCTCCAGGGGGAAAGATACCACCATCGGACACTGGGAGATTGCGGGAATCATTTCAAAACAGCCATTGCCCACCTACCCGGAAGGATTTCCGGCGGAAATCACAGAGGAATTTTCCAGAAGGACAGGGCGGGGCCTGCTCTGCAACCGGCCTTATTCCGGCACGGAAGTCATCCGGGATTACGGACAGGAACACATGAAAACAGGAGATTTGATTGTGTATACCTCCGCGGATTCCGTCTTTCAGGTGGCGGCCCATGAAGATGTGATTCCGGTGGAAACCTTGTATGAGTACTGTCAGACAGCCAGAGAACTGCTGACGGGAATTCACGGAGTAGGAAGGGTGATTGCAAGACCCTTTGAAGGAGAGCCGGGAAATTTCCGGCGTACCGTAAGACGCCACGATTTTTCTCTGGAGCCTCCGGCTGTTACCATGCTGGACCAGCTGAAAGAAACAGGCCGGGAAGTGCTGGGCGTAGGGAAGATTTATGATATTTTTGCAGGAAAAAGCGTGACAGATTCTGTAAGAACCGCAGGAAATGAAGATGGAATTGAGAAGACGCTCCGGTGGATGGACCGGGAGTTTGAGGGGCTGTGTTTTGTCAATCTGGTGGATTATGACATGCTTTACGGCCATCGGAATGATGTGGACGGATATGCCAGGGCCCTGACATATTTTGATCAGCGGCTGCCGGAACTTCTGAGAAAACTCCGGAAAGAGGATATTCTGATGATTACAGCGGATCATGGCTGCGACCCGTCCACTCCTTCTACGGACCATTCCAGAGAATATACGCCTCTGGTCATGTATGGAGCTGCTGTTTTGTCAGGCAGAAATTTCGGCACCAGACCCACCTTTGCCGATATCGGAGCAACGGTTCTTTCATACTTTGGAATAAATGGCACAGAAAAGAGAATCCAGGGAGAGAGTTTGTTCTGA
- a CDS encoding SpoIIIAH-like family protein produces MKKVFKKNQIIITALALMIAVAGYLQYTGSQSDSDVAKEASTDTKETTYEISDEDMYSAEDIFTDTEASEETSADAQDAALGIQTGEDIAKANGQSSDVDNPGEAVLTSSGVNNVNFASEVKLNREQVRSQNKASLLEIINNAAIGEEQKQEAINAMINMTDIAEREAAAEMLLEAKGFTDVVVSITDGKADVVLNMGEVTDAKRAQVEDIVKRKTNVEAENIIITPIQNSSAGTGVQTETGEGTGTDAGAGQEEGAGTPEGSTQTPAGEE; encoded by the coding sequence TTGAAGAAAGTATTTAAAAAGAACCAGATTATCATTACGGCTCTGGCTCTTATGATTGCGGTAGCGGGCTATCTGCAGTATACCGGAAGTCAGAGCGACAGCGACGTGGCCAAAGAGGCCAGTACAGACACCAAAGAAACTACATATGAAATATCCGATGAAGATATGTACAGCGCGGAGGATATTTTTACAGACACAGAGGCCAGCGAGGAAACTTCTGCAGACGCGCAGGATGCGGCTCTGGGCATTCAGACCGGAGAGGATATTGCAAAAGCAAATGGTCAGAGCAGTGATGTGGATAATCCCGGTGAGGCGGTGCTGACCAGCAGCGGAGTGAACAATGTGAATTTTGCTTCGGAAGTAAAACTGAACCGGGAGCAGGTGCGTTCCCAGAATAAAGCGTCGCTTCTGGAAATCATCAACAATGCGGCTATCGGTGAGGAACAGAAGCAGGAAGCCATCAACGCCATGATTAATATGACAGACATTGCAGAGCGTGAGGCGGCTGCGGAAATGCTGCTGGAAGCAAAGGGATTTACCGATGTGGTGGTAAGCATCACCGACGGGAAAGCAGATGTGGTCCTTAATATGGGAGAGGTGACCGACGCAAAACGGGCCCAGGTGGAAGACATCGTAAAACGGAAAACAAATGTGGAAGCGGAAAATATTATTATTACGCCCATTCAGAATTCTTCCGCGGGAACAGGAGTACAGACAGAGACCGGAGAAGGGACGGGAACAGACGCCGGAGCAGGACAGGAAGAAGGAGCAGGAACTCCGGAAGGAAGCACTCAGACGCCGGCGGGAGAAGAATAA
- a CDS encoding MATE family efflux transporter, translating to MKRKSYEIDMCSGPLFSKILLFAVPLMISSILQLLFNAADMVVVGRFAGSTALAAVGANASLINMLTNLFIGFSVGANVLVARFYGAKREEDISETVHSAVVLSLVCGLGLMVFGMAVAPRILVLMGTPHDVLSQAVLYIRIYFAGMPVILLYNFGSSVLRAVGDTQRPLYYLFGAGVVNIILNLIFVIGFHLGVAGVALATVISQVVSAGLILRCLMHMEGGCRVEWKKLRMKKEKVMQIVRIGLPAGLQGTIFSLSNVLIQSSVNSFGSVAMAGNTAAQNIEGFIYMAMNACHQTALSFTSQNFGAGNYKRIGKVLLECLTMVTAVGIVMGWSAYLCGNQLLGIYSSDAGVIEVGLLRLSVICTTYCLCGIMDVMVGELRGLGYAFLPMIVSLLGACGFRILWIFTVFQSHRSLWVLYISYPVSWVLTGAVHMVCYIFVRRKLFRLQKGDI from the coding sequence ATGAAACGAAAATCTTATGAAATAGACATGTGCAGCGGCCCCCTGTTTTCAAAAATCCTGCTGTTTGCCGTGCCGCTGATGATTTCCAGTATTCTGCAGCTTCTGTTTAATGCGGCAGACATGGTGGTGGTGGGAAGATTTGCGGGAAGCACCGCCCTGGCGGCGGTGGGGGCCAATGCTTCCCTTATCAATATGCTGACCAACCTGTTTATCGGGTTTTCCGTGGGAGCAAACGTGCTGGTTGCAAGATTTTACGGAGCGAAAAGAGAGGAGGATATCAGCGAAACGGTACACAGCGCCGTTGTACTGAGCCTGGTCTGCGGCCTGGGGCTGATGGTGTTCGGCATGGCGGTTGCGCCCCGGATTCTGGTGCTTATGGGAACGCCGCATGATGTGCTGAGCCAGGCGGTTCTGTATATCCGAATCTATTTTGCGGGAATGCCGGTGATTTTGCTGTATAATTTCGGAAGTTCAGTTTTAAGGGCGGTGGGAGATACCCAGCGGCCTTTATATTATCTGTTTGGGGCGGGTGTAGTCAATATCATTCTGAATCTGATATTTGTGATTGGATTTCATCTGGGCGTGGCCGGAGTGGCGCTGGCCACTGTGATTTCCCAGGTGGTATCGGCAGGCCTGATTCTGCGCTGTCTGATGCATATGGAGGGCGGCTGCCGGGTGGAATGGAAAAAGCTGCGGATGAAAAAGGAAAAAGTCATGCAGATTGTGCGCATCGGCCTTCCGGCAGGGCTGCAGGGAACGATATTTTCTCTGTCCAATGTGCTGATACAGTCTTCGGTCAATTCCTTTGGCTCCGTGGCCATGGCGGGCAATACGGCGGCTCAGAATATCGAAGGGTTTATTTATATGGCCATGAACGCCTGCCACCAGACAGCTCTGAGCTTTACCAGCCAGAATTTTGGTGCGGGAAATTATAAACGGATTGGAAAAGTGCTGCTGGAATGTCTTACCATGGTAACTGCAGTGGGGATTGTCATGGGCTGGTCGGCATACCTGTGTGGGAATCAGCTTCTGGGCATTTATTCTTCGGATGCAGGGGTAATTGAGGTAGGTCTGCTGCGGCTGTCAGTAATCTGCACCACCTACTGTCTCTGCGGAATCATGGATGTAATGGTGGGAGAACTGCGGGGACTGGGCTATGCGTTTCTGCCCATGATTGTATCTCTGCTGGGAGCCTGCGGGTTCCGTATTCTCTGGATTTTTACGGTATTTCAGAGTCACCGCAGCCTGTGGGTGCTGTATATTTCCTATCCGGTATCCTGGGTGCTTACCGGGGCAGTCCATATGGTTTGTTATATTTTTGTACGCAGGAAGCTGTTCAGGCTTCAGAAGGGAGACATATGA